From one Neovison vison isolate M4711 chromosome 1, ASM_NN_V1, whole genome shotgun sequence genomic stretch:
- the BAG6 gene encoding large proline-rich protein BAG6 isoform X22, which yields MEPSDSTSTTTSMEEPDSLEVLVKTLDSQTRTFIVGAQMNVKEFKEHIAASVSIPSEKQRLIYQGRVLQDDKKLQEYNVGGKVIHLVERAPPQTQLPSGASSGIGSASATHGGGPPPGTRGPGASVHDRNANSYVMVGTFNLPSEPRVRLVMAQHMIRDIQTLLSRMECRGGPQAQHSHPPPQTPTVAPEPGALSSQTSEPVESEVPPREPMEAEEVEERAPAQSPELTPSGPAPVGPTPAPETNAPNHPSPAEYVEVLQELQRLESRLQPFLQRYYEVLGTAATTDYNNNQEGREEDQRLINLVGESLRLLGNTFVALSDLRCNLACAPPRHLHVVRPMSHYTTPMVLQQAAIPIQINVGTTVTMTGNGTRPPPAASAEAAPPGPGQASSLAPTSTTVESSTEGVPPPGPAPPPTTSHPRVIRISHQSVEPVVMMHMNIQDSGTQPGGVPSAPTGPLGPPGHGQTLGQQVPGFPTAPTRVVIARPTPPQARPSHPGGPPVSGTLGAGLGTNASLAQMVSGLVGQLLMQPVLVAQGTPGMAPPPAPATASASAGTTNTATTAGPAPGGPAQPPPPQPSAADLQFSQLLGNLLGPAGPGAGGPGMASPTITVAMPGVPAFLQGMTDFLQATQTAPPPPPPPPPPPPAPEQQNMPPPGSPSGGAGSPGGLGLESLSPEFFTSVVQGVLNSLLGSLGARAGSSESIAAFIQRLSGSSNIFEPGADGALGFFGALLSLLCQNFSMVDVVMLLHGHFQPLQRLQPQLRSFFHQHYLGGQEPTPGNIRTATHTLITGLEEYVRESFSLVQVQPGVDIIRTNLEFLQEQFNSIAAHVLHCTDSGFGARLLELCNQGLFECLALNLHCLGGQQMELAAVINGRIRRMSRGVNPSLVSWLTTMMGLRLQVVLEHMPVGPDAILRYVRRVGDPPQPLPEEPMEVQGSERTSPEPQRENASPAPGTTAEEAMSRGPPPAPEGGGSRDEQDGASAETEPWAAAVPPEWVPIIQQDIQSQRKVKPQPPLSDAYLSGMPAKRRKLRADIQKRLQEDPNYSPQRFPNAHRAFADDP from the exons ATGAATGTAAAGGAGTTTAAAGAGCACATCGCTGCCTCTGTCAGCATTCCGTCTGAGAAACAACGGCTCATTTATCAGGGACGAGTTCTGCAGGATGATAAGAAGCTCCAGGAATACA atgTTGGGGGAAAGGTTATTCACCTTGTGGAACGGGCTCCTCCTCAGACTCAGCTCCCTTCTGGGGCATCTTCTGGGATAGGTTCTGCCTCAGCCACCCATGGTGGAGGACCCCCACCTGGTACTCGGGGGCCTGGGGCCTCTGTTCATGACCGGAATGCCAACAGCTATGTCATGGTTGGAACCTTCAACCTTCCT AGTGAGCCCCGAGTACGGCTGGTGATGGCTCAGCACATGATCAGGGATATACAGACCTTACTATCCCGGATGGAG TGTCGAGGGGGACCCCAAGCACAGCACAGTCACCCGCCCCCACAGACGCCGACTGTGGCCCCGGAGCCTGGCGCCTTGAGCTCTCAAACATCAGAACCAGTTGAAAGTGAAGTGCCTCCTCGGGAGCCCATGGAGGCGGAAGAAGTGGAGGAGCGtgccccagcccagagcccagaacTCACCCCTTCTGGCCCAGCCCCTGTGGGCCCAACGCCTGCCCCAGAGACAAATGCACCCAA CCATCCTTCCCCAGCGGAGTATGTTGAAGTGCTCCAGGAGCTCCAGCGGCTGGAGAGCCGCCTTCAGCCCTTCCTGCAGCGCTACTACGAGGTTCTGGGCACCGCTGCCACCACAGACTACAACAACAAC CAAGAGGGGCGTGAAGAGGATCAGCGCTTGATTAACTTGGTGGGGGAGAGCCTGCGGCTGCTGGGCAACACCTTCGTGGCGCTGTCGGACCTGCGCTGCAATCTGGCCTGTGCACCCCCGCGACACCTGCACGTGGTCCGGCCCATGTCGCACTACACCACTCCCATGGTGCTCCAGCAGGCAGCCATCCCCATTCAG ATCAACGTGGGAACCACTGTGACCATGACGGGGAATGGGACTCGGCCCCCCCCGGCTGCCAGTGCGGAGGCAGCTCCCCCTGGTCCTGGGCAGGCCTCGTCCCTGGCTCCCACTTCTACCACTGTTGAGTCCTCAACCGAGGGGGTTCCCCCGCCAGGGCCAGCTCCCCCCCCGACCACCAGCCACCCGAGGGTCATTCGGATTTCCCACCAGAGCGTGGAACCCGTGGTCATGATGCACATGAACATCCAAG ATTCTGGCACACAGCCCGGTGGAGTTCCGAGTGCTCCCACTGGCCCCCTAGGACCCCCTGGTCATGGCCAGACCCTGG GACAGCAGGTGCCAGGCTTTCCGACAGCTCCGACCCGGGTGGTGATCGCCCGGCCCACCCCTCCACAGGCTCGGCCTTCCCATCCTGGGGGGCCCCCTGTCTCGGGTACTCTA ggcgCCGGGCTGGGTACAAATGCCTCTTTGGCCCAGATGGTGAGCGGACTTGTGGGGCAGCTTCTGATGCAGCCTGTTCTCGTGG CTCAGGGGACTCCAGGAATGGCTCCGCCTCCGGCCCCTGCCACTGCTTCAGCTAGTGCCGGCACCACCAATACCGCTACCACAGCCGGCCCTGCTCCTGGGGGGCCCGCCCAGCCTCCACCCCCTCAGCCCTCCGCGGCTGACCTGCAGTTCTCTCAGCTCCTGGGGAACCTGCTGGGGCCGGCGGGGCCTGGGGCCGGAGGGCCTGGCATGGCTTCTCCCACCATCACCGTGGCAATGCCCGGTGTCCCCGCCTTTCTGCAGGGCATGACTGACTTTCTGCAG GCAACACAGACGGCGCCTCcgccccctccaccacccccgcccccacccccggcccccgaGCAGCAGAACATGCCCCCACCGGGGTCCCCTTCTGGTGGCGCAGGGAGTCCTGGAGGCCTGGGTCTTGAGAGCCTTTCACCGGAGTTTTTTACCTCCGTGGTGCAGGGTGTTCTGAActccctgctgggctccctgGGGGCCCGGGCTGGCAGCAGTGAGAGTATCGCCGCTTTCATACAGCGCCTTAGTGGATCCAGCAACATCTTCGAGCCTGGGGCTGATGGGGCCCTTG GATTCTTTGGGGCCCTGCTCTCTCTTCTGTGCCAGAACTTTTCCATGGTAGATGTGGTGATGCTTCTTCATGGCCATTTCCAGCCACTGCAGCGGCTTCAGCCCCAGCTGCGATCCTTTTTCCACCAGCACTACTTGGGTGGCCAAGAGCCCACGCCTGGTAACATACGG ACGGCAACCCACACGTTGATCACGGGGCTGGAAGAATATGTGCGGGAGAGTTTT TCTCTGGTGCAGGTTCAGCCTGGTGTGGACATCATCCGGACAAACCTGGAGTTTCTCCAAGAGCAGTTCAACAGCATTGCCGCTCATGTGCTGCACTGCACAG ACAGTGGATTTGGGGCCCGTTTGCTGGAGCTGTGTAACCAGGGCCTGTTTGAATGCCTGGCCCTCAACCTGCACTGCTTGGGCGGACAGCAGATGGAACTGGCTGCAGTCATCAATGGCCGAATT CGTCGCATGTCTCGTGGGGTGAACCCATCCTTGGTGAGCTGGCTGACCACTATGATGGGACTGAGGCTTCAGGTGGTTCTGGAGCACATGCCCGTGGGCCCTGATGCCATCCTCAGATACGTTCGCAGGGTCGGTGATCCCCCCCAG CCCCTTCCTGAGGAGCCAATGGAAGTTCAGGGATCAGAAAGAACTTCCCCTGAACCTCAG CGGGAGAATGCTTCCCCGGCCCCGGGCACTACGGCAGAAGAGGCCATGTCCCGAGGGCCACCTCCTGCTCCTGAGGGTGGCGGCTCCCGTGACGAGCAGGATGGAGCTTCAGCTGAGACAGAGCCTTGGGCAGCTGCAGTCCCCCCA GAGTGGGTTCCGATTATCCAGCAGGACATTCAGAGCCAGCGGAAGGTGAAGCCGCAACCCCCCCTGAGCGATGCCTACCTCAGTGGTATGCCTGCCAAGAGACGTAAG ctccgGGCTGATATACAAAAGCGACTGCAGGAAGACCCCAACTACAGTCCCCAGCGCTTCCCTAATGCCCACCGGGCCTTTGCTGATGATCCCTAG
- the BAG6 gene encoding large proline-rich protein BAG6 isoform X16 — MEPSDSTSTTTSMEEPDSLEVLVKTLDSQTRTFIVGAQMNVKEFKEHIAASVSIPSEKQRLIYQGRVLQDDKKLQEYNVGGKVIHLVERAPPQTQLPSGASSGIGSASATHGGGPPPGTRGPGASVHDRNANSYVMVGTFNLPSEPRVRLVMAQHMIRDIQTLLSRMECRGGPQAQHSHPPPQTPTVAPEPGALSSQTSEPVESEVPPREPMEAEEVEERAPAQSPELTPSGPAPVGPTPAPETNAPNHPSPAEYVEVLQELQRLESRLQPFLQRYYEVLGTAATTDYNNNQEGREEDQRLINLVGESLRLLGNTFVALSDLRCNLACAPPRHLHVVRPMSHYTTPMVLQQAAIPIQINVGTTVTMTGNGTRPPPAASAEAAPPGPGQASSLAPTSTTVESSTEGVPPPGPAPPPTTSHPRVIRISHQSVEPVVMMHMNIQDSGTQPGGVPSAPTGPLGPPGHGQTLGQQVPGFPTAPTRVVIARPTPPQARPSHPGGPPVSGTLGAGLGTNASLAQMVSGLVGQLLMQPVLVAQGTPGMAPPPAPATASASAGTTNTATTAGPAPGGPAQPPPPQPSAADLQFSQLLGNLLGPAGPGAGGPGMASPTITVAMPGVPAFLQGMTDFLQATQTAPPPPPPPPPPPPAPEQQNMPPPGSPSGGAGSPGGLGLESLSPEFFTSVVQGVLNSLLGSLGARAGSSESIAAFIQRLSGSSNIFEPGADGALGFFGALLSLLCQNFSMVDVVMLLHGHFQPLQRLQPQLRSFFHQHYLGGQEPTPGNIRTATHTLITGLEEYVRESFSLVQVQPGVDIIRTNLEFLQEQFNSIAAHVLHCTDSGFGARLLELCNQGLFECLALNLHCLGGQQMELAAVINGRIRRMSRGVNPSLVSWLTTMMGLRLQVVLEHMPVGPDAILRYVRRVGDPPQPLPEEPMEVQGSERTSPEPQRENASPAPGTTAEEAMSRGPPPAPEGGGSRDEQDGASAETEPWAAAVPPEWVPIIQQDIQSQRKVKPQPPLSDAYLSGMPAKRRKTMQGEGPQLLLSEAVSRAAKAAGARPLTSPESLSRDLEAPEVQESYRQQLRADIQKRLQEDPNYSPQRFPNAHRAFADDP; from the exons ATGAATGTAAAGGAGTTTAAAGAGCACATCGCTGCCTCTGTCAGCATTCCGTCTGAGAAACAACGGCTCATTTATCAGGGACGAGTTCTGCAGGATGATAAGAAGCTCCAGGAATACA atgTTGGGGGAAAGGTTATTCACCTTGTGGAACGGGCTCCTCCTCAGACTCAGCTCCCTTCTGGGGCATCTTCTGGGATAGGTTCTGCCTCAGCCACCCATGGTGGAGGACCCCCACCTGGTACTCGGGGGCCTGGGGCCTCTGTTCATGACCGGAATGCCAACAGCTATGTCATGGTTGGAACCTTCAACCTTCCT AGTGAGCCCCGAGTACGGCTGGTGATGGCTCAGCACATGATCAGGGATATACAGACCTTACTATCCCGGATGGAG TGTCGAGGGGGACCCCAAGCACAGCACAGTCACCCGCCCCCACAGACGCCGACTGTGGCCCCGGAGCCTGGCGCCTTGAGCTCTCAAACATCAGAACCAGTTGAAAGTGAAGTGCCTCCTCGGGAGCCCATGGAGGCGGAAGAAGTGGAGGAGCGtgccccagcccagagcccagaacTCACCCCTTCTGGCCCAGCCCCTGTGGGCCCAACGCCTGCCCCAGAGACAAATGCACCCAA CCATCCTTCCCCAGCGGAGTATGTTGAAGTGCTCCAGGAGCTCCAGCGGCTGGAGAGCCGCCTTCAGCCCTTCCTGCAGCGCTACTACGAGGTTCTGGGCACCGCTGCCACCACAGACTACAACAACAAC CAAGAGGGGCGTGAAGAGGATCAGCGCTTGATTAACTTGGTGGGGGAGAGCCTGCGGCTGCTGGGCAACACCTTCGTGGCGCTGTCGGACCTGCGCTGCAATCTGGCCTGTGCACCCCCGCGACACCTGCACGTGGTCCGGCCCATGTCGCACTACACCACTCCCATGGTGCTCCAGCAGGCAGCCATCCCCATTCAG ATCAACGTGGGAACCACTGTGACCATGACGGGGAATGGGACTCGGCCCCCCCCGGCTGCCAGTGCGGAGGCAGCTCCCCCTGGTCCTGGGCAGGCCTCGTCCCTGGCTCCCACTTCTACCACTGTTGAGTCCTCAACCGAGGGGGTTCCCCCGCCAGGGCCAGCTCCCCCCCCGACCACCAGCCACCCGAGGGTCATTCGGATTTCCCACCAGAGCGTGGAACCCGTGGTCATGATGCACATGAACATCCAAG ATTCTGGCACACAGCCCGGTGGAGTTCCGAGTGCTCCCACTGGCCCCCTAGGACCCCCTGGTCATGGCCAGACCCTGG GACAGCAGGTGCCAGGCTTTCCGACAGCTCCGACCCGGGTGGTGATCGCCCGGCCCACCCCTCCACAGGCTCGGCCTTCCCATCCTGGGGGGCCCCCTGTCTCGGGTACTCTA ggcgCCGGGCTGGGTACAAATGCCTCTTTGGCCCAGATGGTGAGCGGACTTGTGGGGCAGCTTCTGATGCAGCCTGTTCTCGTGG CTCAGGGGACTCCAGGAATGGCTCCGCCTCCGGCCCCTGCCACTGCTTCAGCTAGTGCCGGCACCACCAATACCGCTACCACAGCCGGCCCTGCTCCTGGGGGGCCCGCCCAGCCTCCACCCCCTCAGCCCTCCGCGGCTGACCTGCAGTTCTCTCAGCTCCTGGGGAACCTGCTGGGGCCGGCGGGGCCTGGGGCCGGAGGGCCTGGCATGGCTTCTCCCACCATCACCGTGGCAATGCCCGGTGTCCCCGCCTTTCTGCAGGGCATGACTGACTTTCTGCAG GCAACACAGACGGCGCCTCcgccccctccaccacccccgcccccacccccggcccccgaGCAGCAGAACATGCCCCCACCGGGGTCCCCTTCTGGTGGCGCAGGGAGTCCTGGAGGCCTGGGTCTTGAGAGCCTTTCACCGGAGTTTTTTACCTCCGTGGTGCAGGGTGTTCTGAActccctgctgggctccctgGGGGCCCGGGCTGGCAGCAGTGAGAGTATCGCCGCTTTCATACAGCGCCTTAGTGGATCCAGCAACATCTTCGAGCCTGGGGCTGATGGGGCCCTTG GATTCTTTGGGGCCCTGCTCTCTCTTCTGTGCCAGAACTTTTCCATGGTAGATGTGGTGATGCTTCTTCATGGCCATTTCCAGCCACTGCAGCGGCTTCAGCCCCAGCTGCGATCCTTTTTCCACCAGCACTACTTGGGTGGCCAAGAGCCCACGCCTGGTAACATACGG ACGGCAACCCACACGTTGATCACGGGGCTGGAAGAATATGTGCGGGAGAGTTTT TCTCTGGTGCAGGTTCAGCCTGGTGTGGACATCATCCGGACAAACCTGGAGTTTCTCCAAGAGCAGTTCAACAGCATTGCCGCTCATGTGCTGCACTGCACAG ACAGTGGATTTGGGGCCCGTTTGCTGGAGCTGTGTAACCAGGGCCTGTTTGAATGCCTGGCCCTCAACCTGCACTGCTTGGGCGGACAGCAGATGGAACTGGCTGCAGTCATCAATGGCCGAATT CGTCGCATGTCTCGTGGGGTGAACCCATCCTTGGTGAGCTGGCTGACCACTATGATGGGACTGAGGCTTCAGGTGGTTCTGGAGCACATGCCCGTGGGCCCTGATGCCATCCTCAGATACGTTCGCAGGGTCGGTGATCCCCCCCAG CCCCTTCCTGAGGAGCCAATGGAAGTTCAGGGATCAGAAAGAACTTCCCCTGAACCTCAG CGGGAGAATGCTTCCCCGGCCCCGGGCACTACGGCAGAAGAGGCCATGTCCCGAGGGCCACCTCCTGCTCCTGAGGGTGGCGGCTCCCGTGACGAGCAGGATGGAGCTTCAGCTGAGACAGAGCCTTGGGCAGCTGCAGTCCCCCCA GAGTGGGTTCCGATTATCCAGCAGGACATTCAGAGCCAGCGGAAGGTGAAGCCGCAACCCCCCCTGAGCGATGCCTACCTCAGTGGTATGCCTGCCAAGAGACGTAAG ACGATGCAGGGTGAGGGCCCCCAGCTGCTTCTCTCAGAGGCCGTGAGCCGGGCAGCTAAGGCAGCCGGAGCTCGGCCCCTGACGAGCCCTGAGAGCCTGAGCCGGGACCTGGAGGCACCAGAGGTTCAGGAGAGCTACAGGCAGCAG ctccgGGCTGATATACAAAAGCGACTGCAGGAAGACCCCAACTACAGTCCCCAGCGCTTCCCTAATGCCCACCGGGCCTTTGCTGATGATCCCTAG
- the BAG6 gene encoding large proline-rich protein BAG6 isoform X14 has translation MEPSDSTSTTTSMEEPDSLEVLVKTLDSQTRTFIVGAQMNVKEFKEHIAASVSIPSEKQRLIYQGRVLQDDKKLQEYNVGGKVIHLVERAPPQTQLPSGASSGIGSASATHGGGPPPGTRGPGASVHDRNANSYVMVGTFNLPSDGSAVDVHINMEQAPIQSEPRVRLVMAQHMIRDIQTLLSRMECRGGPQAQHSHPPPQTPTVAPEPGALSSQTSEPVESEVPPREPMEAEEVEERAPAQSPELTPSGPAPVGPTPAPETNAPNHPSPAEYVEVLQELQRLESRLQPFLQRYYEVLGTAATTDYNNNQEGREEDQRLINLVGESLRLLGNTFVALSDLRCNLACAPPRHLHVVRPMSHYTTPMVLQQAAIPIQINVGTTVTMTGNGTRPPPAASAEAAPPGPGQASSLAPTSTTVESSTEGVPPPGPAPPPTTSHPRVIRISHQSVEPVVMMHMNIQDSGTQPGGVPSAPTGPLGPPGHGQTLGSTLIQLPSLPPEFMHAVAHQITHQAMVAAVASAAAGQQVPGFPTAPTRVVIARPTPPQARPSHPGGPPVSGTLGAGLGTNASLAQMVSGLVGQLLMQPVLVAQGTPGMAPPPAPATASASAGTTNTATTAGPAPGGPAQPPPPQPSAADLQFSQLLGNLLGPAGPGAGGPGMASPTITVAMPGVPAFLQGMTDFLQATQTAPPPPPPPPPPPPAPEQQNMPPPGSPSGGAGSPGGLGLESLSPEFFTSVVQGVLNSLLGSLGARAGSSESIAAFIQRLSGSSNIFEPGADGALGFFGALLSLLCQNFSMVDVVMLLHGHFQPLQRLQPQLRSFFHQHYLGGQEPTPGNIRTATHTLITGLEEYVRESFSLVQVQPGVDIIRTNLEFLQEQFNSIAAHVLHCTDSGFGARLLELCNQGLFECLALNLHCLGGQQMELAAVINGRIRRMSRGVNPSLVSWLTTMMGLRLQVVLEHMPVGPDAILRYVRRVGDPPQPLPEEPMEVQGSERTSPEPQRENASPAPGTTAEEAMSRGPPPAPEGGGSRDEQDGASAETEPWAAAVPPEWVPIIQQDIQSQRKVKPQPPLSDAYLSGMPAKRRKLRADIQKRLQEDPNYSPQRFPNAHRAFADDP, from the exons ATGAATGTAAAGGAGTTTAAAGAGCACATCGCTGCCTCTGTCAGCATTCCGTCTGAGAAACAACGGCTCATTTATCAGGGACGAGTTCTGCAGGATGATAAGAAGCTCCAGGAATACA atgTTGGGGGAAAGGTTATTCACCTTGTGGAACGGGCTCCTCCTCAGACTCAGCTCCCTTCTGGGGCATCTTCTGGGATAGGTTCTGCCTCAGCCACCCATGGTGGAGGACCCCCACCTGGTACTCGGGGGCCTGGGGCCTCTGTTCATGACCGGAATGCCAACAGCTATGTCATGGTTGGAACCTTCAACCTTCCT AGTGACGGCTCTGCTGTGGATGTTCACATCAACATGGAACAGGCCCCGATTCAG AGTGAGCCCCGAGTACGGCTGGTGATGGCTCAGCACATGATCAGGGATATACAGACCTTACTATCCCGGATGGAG TGTCGAGGGGGACCCCAAGCACAGCACAGTCACCCGCCCCCACAGACGCCGACTGTGGCCCCGGAGCCTGGCGCCTTGAGCTCTCAAACATCAGAACCAGTTGAAAGTGAAGTGCCTCCTCGGGAGCCCATGGAGGCGGAAGAAGTGGAGGAGCGtgccccagcccagagcccagaacTCACCCCTTCTGGCCCAGCCCCTGTGGGCCCAACGCCTGCCCCAGAGACAAATGCACCCAA CCATCCTTCCCCAGCGGAGTATGTTGAAGTGCTCCAGGAGCTCCAGCGGCTGGAGAGCCGCCTTCAGCCCTTCCTGCAGCGCTACTACGAGGTTCTGGGCACCGCTGCCACCACAGACTACAACAACAAC CAAGAGGGGCGTGAAGAGGATCAGCGCTTGATTAACTTGGTGGGGGAGAGCCTGCGGCTGCTGGGCAACACCTTCGTGGCGCTGTCGGACCTGCGCTGCAATCTGGCCTGTGCACCCCCGCGACACCTGCACGTGGTCCGGCCCATGTCGCACTACACCACTCCCATGGTGCTCCAGCAGGCAGCCATCCCCATTCAG ATCAACGTGGGAACCACTGTGACCATGACGGGGAATGGGACTCGGCCCCCCCCGGCTGCCAGTGCGGAGGCAGCTCCCCCTGGTCCTGGGCAGGCCTCGTCCCTGGCTCCCACTTCTACCACTGTTGAGTCCTCAACCGAGGGGGTTCCCCCGCCAGGGCCAGCTCCCCCCCCGACCACCAGCCACCCGAGGGTCATTCGGATTTCCCACCAGAGCGTGGAACCCGTGGTCATGATGCACATGAACATCCAAG ATTCTGGCACACAGCCCGGTGGAGTTCCGAGTGCTCCCACTGGCCCCCTAGGACCCCCTGGTCATGGCCAGACCCTGG GCTCCACCCTCATCcagctgccctccctgccccctgagTTCATGCACGCCGTCGCCCACCAGATCACTCATCAGGCCATGGTGGCAGCAGTTGCCTCCGCGGCCGCAG GACAGCAGGTGCCAGGCTTTCCGACAGCTCCGACCCGGGTGGTGATCGCCCGGCCCACCCCTCCACAGGCTCGGCCTTCCCATCCTGGGGGGCCCCCTGTCTCGGGTACTCTA ggcgCCGGGCTGGGTACAAATGCCTCTTTGGCCCAGATGGTGAGCGGACTTGTGGGGCAGCTTCTGATGCAGCCTGTTCTCGTGG CTCAGGGGACTCCAGGAATGGCTCCGCCTCCGGCCCCTGCCACTGCTTCAGCTAGTGCCGGCACCACCAATACCGCTACCACAGCCGGCCCTGCTCCTGGGGGGCCCGCCCAGCCTCCACCCCCTCAGCCCTCCGCGGCTGACCTGCAGTTCTCTCAGCTCCTGGGGAACCTGCTGGGGCCGGCGGGGCCTGGGGCCGGAGGGCCTGGCATGGCTTCTCCCACCATCACCGTGGCAATGCCCGGTGTCCCCGCCTTTCTGCAGGGCATGACTGACTTTCTGCAG GCAACACAGACGGCGCCTCcgccccctccaccacccccgcccccacccccggcccccgaGCAGCAGAACATGCCCCCACCGGGGTCCCCTTCTGGTGGCGCAGGGAGTCCTGGAGGCCTGGGTCTTGAGAGCCTTTCACCGGAGTTTTTTACCTCCGTGGTGCAGGGTGTTCTGAActccctgctgggctccctgGGGGCCCGGGCTGGCAGCAGTGAGAGTATCGCCGCTTTCATACAGCGCCTTAGTGGATCCAGCAACATCTTCGAGCCTGGGGCTGATGGGGCCCTTG GATTCTTTGGGGCCCTGCTCTCTCTTCTGTGCCAGAACTTTTCCATGGTAGATGTGGTGATGCTTCTTCATGGCCATTTCCAGCCACTGCAGCGGCTTCAGCCCCAGCTGCGATCCTTTTTCCACCAGCACTACTTGGGTGGCCAAGAGCCCACGCCTGGTAACATACGG ACGGCAACCCACACGTTGATCACGGGGCTGGAAGAATATGTGCGGGAGAGTTTT TCTCTGGTGCAGGTTCAGCCTGGTGTGGACATCATCCGGACAAACCTGGAGTTTCTCCAAGAGCAGTTCAACAGCATTGCCGCTCATGTGCTGCACTGCACAG ACAGTGGATTTGGGGCCCGTTTGCTGGAGCTGTGTAACCAGGGCCTGTTTGAATGCCTGGCCCTCAACCTGCACTGCTTGGGCGGACAGCAGATGGAACTGGCTGCAGTCATCAATGGCCGAATT CGTCGCATGTCTCGTGGGGTGAACCCATCCTTGGTGAGCTGGCTGACCACTATGATGGGACTGAGGCTTCAGGTGGTTCTGGAGCACATGCCCGTGGGCCCTGATGCCATCCTCAGATACGTTCGCAGGGTCGGTGATCCCCCCCAG CCCCTTCCTGAGGAGCCAATGGAAGTTCAGGGATCAGAAAGAACTTCCCCTGAACCTCAG CGGGAGAATGCTTCCCCGGCCCCGGGCACTACGGCAGAAGAGGCCATGTCCCGAGGGCCACCTCCTGCTCCTGAGGGTGGCGGCTCCCGTGACGAGCAGGATGGAGCTTCAGCTGAGACAGAGCCTTGGGCAGCTGCAGTCCCCCCA GAGTGGGTTCCGATTATCCAGCAGGACATTCAGAGCCAGCGGAAGGTGAAGCCGCAACCCCCCCTGAGCGATGCCTACCTCAGTGGTATGCCTGCCAAGAGACGTAAG ctccgGGCTGATATACAAAAGCGACTGCAGGAAGACCCCAACTACAGTCCCCAGCGCTTCCCTAATGCCCACCGGGCCTTTGCTGATGATCCCTAG